The window AGTTCATATTCTGAGAGAGTTGAGCCACCAGTTTCTTTGCCCCGGAGAACCTCCAGGAGTTATCAGGGACAGCATCGTTGATCAGGATTTCCCGTTTGGTGGGAGTATCTTTCCGGGCGACCCATTCGATGTCTCCCAAGAGGCGGCTTTTCCCTGAACCCGTGGGACCGACAATAGAGATGATTTCACTCTTCCGGATGACCAGTTCGTCAAATCCTTCGGGATTTCCTGATTTATCCTGGCCGGGCAGGATGGTGAGAGAGTGAATCTGCTGCCCCTCATCCAGGAAGTTCAGCATCTGGTTGATGTACTCTGTAAGCTGCACCAGAAGATGAGCAGGGTCCAGGGCCCGGTCCTCCCGCTCTTCCTCATCGATGGTATCAAAATATCCGCTCCAGCTCAGAGAACCGGCCTTGGTAAGATCCAGGCCATTGTTCTTAAAAAAGGAATCCACAAAGGGATAGTCCCGCAGGATCTCATCTATTTTTCTGTGTTCTAACCGGTCTTTTGTAATCATGTTTTTTCCCAATTTTAAGTACTACCAAGGCTCATTTAGAGCCTTGGTGTTTCTATCCTGAGGCCTAAGGGCCTCGGTGTTTTTCTATCTCGAGGCCGAAGGGTCTTTGTTCTACCAAGGCTCATTTAGAGCCTCGGTGGTTCTATCCTGAGGCCTAAGGGTTTCAGGGTCTTTATCCTACCAAGGCTCATTTAGAGCCTTGGTGTTTCTATCCTGAGGCCTAAGGGCCTCGGTACTTTTCTATCTCGAGGCCGAAGGGTCATCCAGATTTATTTTGCGGACATTCCCCATTTGAAAGCTTTCACCAATCCGGGTTTCTCCCAGACAGTAGGAACAGAGAGCGGCGGGCATGGAA of the Oceanispirochaeta sp. genome contains:
- a CDS encoding ATP-binding cassette domain-containing protein; translation: MITKDRLEHRKIDEILRDYPFVDSFFKNNGLDLTKAGSLSWSGYFDTIDEEEREDRALDPAHLLVQLTEYINQMLNFLDEGQQIHSLTILPGQDKSGNPEGFDELVIRKSEIISIVGPTGSGKSRLLGDIEWVARKDTPTKREILINDAVPDNSWRFSGAKKLVAQLSQNMNFVMDLSAEEFVELHAESRMVEDRSDLVRRILEEANKLAGEQFTPDTPITSLSGGQSRALMIADTAILSQSPIILIDEIENAGIDRKKALQLLLSEEKIVLMATHDPVLALMADRRIVIKNGGITKVIETTNEERKILGKLEELDRTLLSYRTRLRTGESLIDPPRP